The following proteins are encoded in a genomic region of Sneathiella marina:
- the hutG gene encoding N-formylglutamate deformylase → MSETYALTQRSSPLILSQPHVGLDIPPEILSRLTDEGKLKADTDWHIDRLYEDIANTLDATVLTATHSRYVIDLNRDPSGASLYPGQSVTELCPTSLFNDAPLYKDNKTPDDAEIENRRTTYWQPYHDALESEIKRIREIHGFTLLFDCHSIRSVLPRFFEGRLPTLNLGTGNGAATVPELENHLEQIAVASPYSHALNGRFKGGYITRHYGDPGNNIHAVQLELAQEDYMDEIPPFSYRQEKAQQLQPTLKKLLQAMLDWAGKTYGRNEGTSK, encoded by the coding sequence GTGTCTGAAACATATGCTTTAACACAACGGTCTTCACCCTTAATTCTCAGCCAGCCTCATGTGGGCTTGGATATACCGCCGGAGATTTTATCTCGTCTGACAGATGAGGGGAAATTAAAAGCTGACACCGACTGGCATATTGACCGCCTGTATGAAGATATTGCAAACACACTCGACGCGACGGTTCTAACTGCCACTCATTCACGCTACGTCATTGATTTGAACAGAGATCCAAGCGGCGCATCGCTATATCCCGGACAAAGCGTTACGGAACTCTGTCCCACGTCACTGTTCAATGACGCTCCGCTTTACAAGGACAACAAAACCCCGGATGACGCAGAGATTGAAAACCGCCGTACAACATATTGGCAACCCTATCATGACGCTCTGGAATCAGAGATCAAGCGGATCAGGGAAATCCATGGATTTACGCTTCTTTTCGACTGTCATTCGATCCGGTCCGTCCTTCCCCGGTTTTTTGAAGGCCGCCTTCCTACACTCAACCTTGGCACCGGAAATGGCGCGGCAACCGTTCCCGAGCTTGAAAATCACCTGGAACAGATTGCAGTGGCCTCCCCGTATAGCCATGCCCTTAATGGCCGGTTCAAGGGCGGATATATTACACGCCACTATGGTGATCCGGGCAACAACATCCATGCCGTACAACTTGAATTGGCACAGGAAGACTACATGGACGAAATTCCACCCTTTTCCTATCGCCAGGAAAAGGCCCAACAGCTTCAACCAACATTAAAAAAATTACTCCAAGCCATGCTTGACTGGGCCGGTAAAACTTACGGCCGGAATGAGGGAACATCCAAATGA
- the hutH gene encoding histidine ammonia-lyase, whose amino-acid sequence MSITKLSIKAGHLSLDHLRIIYEGPVFLELDPGCWAGVAKSAETIQSIIDEDKTVYGINTGFGRLAQEVIPTENLKDLQRNLVLSHSTGVGPNLPDRIVRLILAMKATSLARGFSGVRREIIDTLLAVLNKDMYPCIPAKGSVGASGDLAPLAHMSAALLGYGDISVDGTPTAATEALEKAGLSPIELGPKEGLALLNGTQVSTALALAGLFEAEKLLDAATLAGSLSLDAAKGTDAPFDARIHAARGQIGQMDMAKSYRHLTKDSEIRKSHEECEKVQDPYCLRCQPQVMGACLDQIRHAAKVLVIEANAVSDNPLVFVETGDVISGGNFHAEPIALVADNLAIAIAEIGAMSERRVAMLIDTSISGLPPFLVKNPGVNSGFMIAHVTAAALASENKQQSHPASVDSIPTSANQEDHVSMATHGARRLLRMAENTAAIVGIELLAAAQGLEFRRPLMSSPPLQKLFTEIRQQVPAYDEDRFFAPDLEAAKKMVAGGQLSRDFSEYLPSISGV is encoded by the coding sequence ATGTCAATAACTAAGTTAAGCATCAAGGCGGGCCATTTAAGTCTGGACCATTTACGGATCATCTATGAAGGACCGGTCTTTCTGGAACTTGATCCCGGCTGTTGGGCGGGAGTTGCCAAGAGTGCGGAAACGATCCAAAGCATCATAGATGAAGATAAAACGGTTTATGGCATCAACACCGGCTTTGGCCGCTTGGCTCAGGAAGTTATCCCGACAGAAAACCTTAAAGACCTGCAGCGAAACCTTGTGCTGTCTCACTCTACTGGGGTTGGCCCAAATCTGCCGGACCGTATTGTTAGGCTTATTCTGGCCATGAAAGCAACAAGCCTTGCACGTGGCTTTTCCGGCGTTAGAAGGGAAATTATTGATACCCTGCTCGCCGTCTTAAATAAGGACATGTATCCTTGCATTCCTGCAAAAGGATCTGTAGGCGCGTCCGGCGACCTAGCCCCCCTCGCCCATATGAGTGCGGCTCTCCTTGGATATGGGGACATTAGTGTGGATGGTACTCCGACAGCTGCAACAGAAGCGCTTGAAAAAGCTGGCTTATCCCCTATCGAACTTGGACCGAAAGAGGGATTGGCACTTCTCAACGGCACTCAGGTTTCGACAGCTCTTGCTCTTGCCGGCCTGTTCGAAGCGGAAAAATTGCTGGATGCGGCAACCCTCGCCGGCAGCCTCTCCCTGGACGCGGCGAAAGGGACAGATGCGCCGTTCGATGCCCGCATACATGCCGCCCGCGGACAGATTGGCCAGATGGATATGGCAAAAAGCTATCGCCATCTTACAAAAGACAGCGAAATTCGGAAATCTCATGAAGAATGTGAGAAAGTGCAGGACCCCTACTGCCTGCGCTGTCAGCCTCAGGTTATGGGAGCGTGTCTCGACCAGATCAGGCATGCGGCGAAGGTTCTCGTTATTGAAGCGAACGCGGTATCAGACAATCCCCTTGTCTTTGTTGAAACCGGCGATGTGATCTCCGGCGGTAATTTCCATGCAGAGCCGATCGCGCTCGTCGCCGATAACCTGGCAATTGCCATCGCCGAAATTGGAGCCATGTCCGAAAGACGGGTTGCCATGCTGATTGATACTAGTATCAGCGGCCTCCCGCCTTTCCTGGTAAAAAATCCGGGTGTCAATTCCGGCTTTATGATTGCCCATGTTACGGCAGCTGCGCTGGCCAGTGAAAATAAGCAGCAATCCCATCCTGCCTCGGTGGACAGTATTCCAACATCCGCAAACCAGGAAGATCATGTCAGCATGGCCACTCACGGTGCGCGCCGCCTGCTTCGAATGGCAGAAAATACTGCAGCCATTGTTGGTATTGAGTTGCTTGCTGCAGCGCAAGGGCTTGAGTTTAGACGCCCTCTTATGTCCTCTCCGCCGCTGCAAAAACTGTTTACGGAAATCCGTCAACAAGTGCCTGCATATGATGAAGATCGATTTTTCGCCCCTGATTTGGAAGCGGCAAAAAAAATGGTTGCCGGTGGTCAATTAAGCCGGGATTTCTCAGAATATTTACCGTCGATTTCCGGAGTGTAA